In one Oryzias latipes chromosome 13, ASM223467v1 genomic region, the following are encoded:
- the LOC101160500 gene encoding olfactory receptor 52A1-like, which produces MANNSSVISGNFPVKLISKDIIIVQVLIAIFLSINFFLISTFFRKNVFHTSMRYILFAVTLLSDCLFLMLANVTLIMTYFGFTIQMWLCLIIYLLTSVYSYVTPVTLTAMTLERYVAICMPLRHAELCTPHGALQLILIIHSISAVPCTINLAIFYSAASTTFLTQRGICYGERFILFTWQGQFRSAVSQLYFFIMFTIIVFSYIKIMKVAKTASGENKKSTWKGLRTVVLHGFQLFLSLIQLWSVLIEDAAFKVSLTLYNNIRYFNYVMFFLAPRCLSPFIYGLRDELFFQALKYYASCGLYKR; this is translated from the coding sequence ATGGCAAACAACAGCTCTGTAATCAGTGGTAATTTTCCTGTCAAATTAATTAGTAAGGACATTATTATTGTTCAAGTGTTGATAGccatttttctcagcatcaacttTTTTCTGATCTCAACTTTTTTCCGGAAGAATGTTTTTCATACATCTATGCGTTACATCTTGTTTGCTGTGACTCTGCTGTCTGactgtctgtttttaatgttggcAAATGTTACGCTTATTATGACTTATTTTGGTTTTACCATACAAATGTGGTTGTGCCTCATCATATATCTTCTTACGTCTGTTTACTCATATGTGACTCCTGTCACCCTCACTGCAATGACACTGGAGCGCTATGTGGCCATATGCATGCCCCTGCGACATGCAGAGCTGTGCACTCCGCATGGCGCTTTGCAGCTCATCCTCATCATTCATAGCATCAGTGCTGTTCCCTGCACTATTAATCTTGCAATTTTCTATTCTGCAGCATCTACTACTTTTTTAACCCAGAGAGGAATTTGTTATGGGGAGAGGTTTATATTGTTCACATGGCAGGGTCAATTTAGATCAGCAGTAAGTCAGTTGTACTTTTTTATAATGTTCACAATCATTGTTTTCTCATACATTAAGATCATGAAAGTGGCCAAAACTGCTTCAGGAGAGAATAAAAAGTCAACATGGAAAGGACTCAGAACTGTGGTTCTTCATGGTTTTCAGCTGTTTCTTAGCTTAATCCAGCTGTGGAGTGTTTTAATAGAAGATGCTGCTTTTAAAGTTAGTCTTACGCTGTATAATAACATTAGATACTTTAACTACGTCATGTTTTTTCTTGCCCCTAGATGTTTGAGTCCCTTCATCTATGGCCTTAGAGATGAATTATTTTTCCAAGCATTGAAGTATTATGCAAGTTGTGGTTTGTATAAAAGATAA